AACCCAAGGGATCTACTTTACCCCGCTATTGATCACCGCTCACGACGCCCAATATCAACTATTTAATGCCGGTGAAACCGCTAGCCCAGAGCTTGCAGCCATGGCAGAAGGTGGCGATATATCTGGGCTTGTTGGCATTGCCGATAGCATCGCTGCAATCAGTGTTGCCAACCCAGCAGAAGGCTTGTTAGCACCGGCACAAACCACCACTGCCTCCATTGAGGTTGATGGCGATTACGTGCTGTCTGTGACCGCTATGATTCTTCCCAGCAACGATGGTTTTGTTGGTCTCAACAGCTGGCCTATCCCTTCTGAGGCGGGTAGCTACACCATCTACCTCAACGCTTACGATGCTGGGACCGAAGCCAACAACGAGTTACTAGTTGATGGAGGGGGCGCGCCTGGTTCCTTGGGGATGCCAGCTATTCCTGGTGGGCTTGGGGGCGCGAATGGCATCGGCGTCACGACCGATGAAGCCAATCAAACCATTCATATTCATCGGGGTAACCTTGGCGACAGCGATGCGAACGGCGGCAATAGCGACATCAATAGTACCGTACACCGTTGGTTAAACCCGGTAGCTAAGCTGGTTGTTACCGTTAGCGAATAAGGAGTGGATTATGAAATTCGCCAAGATCGGTTTACTCGCTCTGCCGTTTGTAATCATAGGCTGTAGCGACGATGACAACGACAGCAATGCCGTCATCATAGAAGAAACGCCCATGGCGACCTATCAGGTTGCTTTTACCAATCTTACCAATGCCCAACCGATGTCACCGCTCGCTGCTTATCTGCATGACGGCAGCGTTGCATCATGGCAAATCGGTATGCCAGCGAGCGCAGGCATTGAGGTGTTGGCTGAATCCGGCGATGGTAGCACTTGGCTGGCTGAAGCAACCGCGGCTGGGGCAATGGTAACCGCCAACGGTGAAGGCATAGTAATGCCGGGCAACGAACAACTAGTTACTCTAACGGTAGCGACGCAGCAGTCAGTTTACTTAGGCTTAGCTACCATGCTAGTCAATACCAATGATGCCTTTACCGGAGCTGGCGCGGTATATCTCAACTTAGCGGTAGGTGAGGCAATCAGTGGCGTTGTCCCGGTAATGGACGCAGGCACCGAGGCTAACAGTGAACTGGCAACAACGATTCCTGGACCTGCCGGCGGTGGCACCGGCTATGATGCCGTCCGCGATGACGTTGGCGATTACGTCGCTCGTCATGGTGGTATCGTTGGCATCGACGACGGCAAGATGGACTCCGCTTTGGGCCATCAACACCGTTTTGATTCCCCCGTCGCAAATTGGCGTGTAACACGCATCGAGTAACTCCGGTCTGCTCTGTCATCACCAGAGCAGGATCGGCATGCAGTCTGTTGCCATCCAGTAAATTATTTTACGAGGCAACCATGGCCAGACTGCTAATTATCGAAGATCAGCCAGAAATAAATGAGCTAGTGGCGCTTAACCTTGCCAGTTTAAACCACCAGATTGAGCGGTGCGATAACGGCAAGGTGGGCTACCACCGCGCTCAGAACGAAGCCTTTGATCTAATTGTGTTGGATCTAATGCTACCTGATATGGACGGCCTATCGATCTGCCAACAGCTACGACAACAAGGCTACCCTACCCCGATTTTGATGCTCACTGCCCGCAGCAGTGAAATCGATAGAGTAGTGGGGTTAGAGAGTGGCGCCGACGATTACCTCACCAAACCCTTTAGCATCCGCGAGCTACAAGCCCGTGTTAAGGCGCAGTTACGTCGAGCTGAACTATCTCAACCTACACCACCAAGTGACGAGGAGATCCGCTTTGGCCAGCTGACGATTAACCCACAACGACGGCAGGTGGCTATCGCAGGACAAAGCATTGAGCTAACCGGTACCGAGTTTGATCTGCTCTATTTTTTAGCACAACACCCAGGGCGTGTATTCAGTCGTGAACAGTTGCTAAACAACATCTGGGGCTATCAACACAACGGCTACCAACACACGGTAAACTCTCACATCAATCGGCTACGCTCGAAGCTAGAAAGCGCCAATGCCAGCCAAGCCTACGTATTAACGGTGTGGGGAGTAGGATATAAATTTAATGACCAACTCTAGTGTAAATTCAC
The genomic region above belongs to Ferrimonas lipolytica and contains:
- a CDS encoding spondin domain-containing protein codes for the protein MNVKPLLVTCLLAAPLAQAATVDVSLQNLTQGIYFTPLLITAHDAQYQLFNAGETASPELAAMAEGGDISGLVGIADSIAAISVANPAEGLLAPAQTTTASIEVDGDYVLSVTAMILPSNDGFVGLNSWPIPSEAGSYTIYLNAYDAGTEANNELLVDGGGAPGSLGMPAIPGGLGGANGIGVTTDEANQTIHIHRGNLGDSDANGGNSDINSTVHRWLNPVAKLVVTVSE
- a CDS encoding spondin domain-containing protein, producing MKFAKIGLLALPFVIIGCSDDDNDSNAVIIEETPMATYQVAFTNLTNAQPMSPLAAYLHDGSVASWQIGMPASAGIEVLAESGDGSTWLAEATAAGAMVTANGEGIVMPGNEQLVTLTVATQQSVYLGLATMLVNTNDAFTGAGAVYLNLAVGEAISGVVPVMDAGTEANSELATTIPGPAGGGTGYDAVRDDVGDYVARHGGIVGIDDGKMDSALGHQHRFDSPVANWRVTRIE
- a CDS encoding response regulator transcription factor, which codes for MARLLIIEDQPEINELVALNLASLNHQIERCDNGKVGYHRAQNEAFDLIVLDLMLPDMDGLSICQQLRQQGYPTPILMLTARSSEIDRVVGLESGADDYLTKPFSIRELQARVKAQLRRAELSQPTPPSDEEIRFGQLTINPQRRQVAIAGQSIELTGTEFDLLYFLAQHPGRVFSREQLLNNIWGYQHNGYQHTVNSHINRLRSKLESANASQAYVLTVWGVGYKFNDQL